A genomic window from Silene latifolia isolate original U9 population chromosome Y, ASM4854445v1, whole genome shotgun sequence includes:
- the LOC141626330 gene encoding peptidyl-prolyl cis-trans isomerase CYP23-like isoform X1, whose amino-acid sequence MMGIQKTFIILGFLIVNLTFGLGEQPQLGSSRVVFQTTYGDIEFGFYPTVAPKTVEHIFKLVRLGCYNTNHFFRVDKGFVAQVADVLGGRTAPMNADQRTEAEKTVVGEFSMVKHVRGILSMGRYEDPDSASSSFSMLFNNAPHLDGKYAVFGKVTKGDETLSKLEELPTRKEGIFVMPLERITILSSYYYDINGETCEDERSILRRRLAASSVEIERWVIRSYQYAILKLAITRKCL is encoded by the exons ATGATGGGGATTCAAAAGACCTTCATAATTCTGGGTTTCTTAATCGTCAATCTCACATTTGGACTTGGTGAACAACCCCAACTTGGATCATCTCGTGTTGTTTTCCAG ACAACTTATGGAGATATTGAATTTGGATTCTATCCTACCGTGGCTCCTAAAACAGTTGAacacattttcaaacttgttcGCTTGGGTTGCTACAATACCAATCACTTCTTTCGG GTCGATAAGGGATTTGTAGCTCAAGTTGCTGATGTTTTAGGAGGAAGGACAGCACCAATGAATGCTGACCAGAGGACGGAAGCTGAGAAAACGGTTGTTGGTGAATTTAGTATGGTCAAACATGTTAGGGGAATCCTTTCCATGGGAAG GTATGAAGATCCTGATAGTGCATCATCTTCCTTTTCCATGCTTTTTAATAATGCACCTCACCTTGATGGAAAA TATGCAGTTTTTGGTAAGGTCACCAAAGGTGATGAGACATTAAGCAAACTTGAAGAGTTGCCCACCAGAAAGGAGGGTATCTTCGTGATG CCTCTGGAGCGGATCACAATCCTGTCTTCTTACTACTATG ATATTAATGGCGAGACATGTGAAGATGAGAGATCAATTCTAAGAAGACGGCTTGCTGCGTCATCTGTTGAAATCGAGAGATGGGTAATACGGAGTTACCAATATGCTATATTAAA GTTGGCTATCACCCGGAAGTGTCTCTGA
- the LOC141626330 gene encoding peptidyl-prolyl cis-trans isomerase CYP23-like isoform X2 — protein sequence MMGIQKTFIILGFLIVNLTFGLGEQPQLGSSRVVFQTTYGDIEFGFYPTVAPKTVEHIFKLVRLGCYNTNHFFRVDKGFVAQVADVLGGRTAPMNADQRTEAEKTVVGEFSMVKHVRGILSMGRYEDPDSASSSFSMLFNNAPHLDGKYAVFGKVTKGDETLSKLEELPTRKEGIFVMPLERITILSSYYYDINGETCEDERSILRRRLAASSVEIERWRMKCFP from the exons ATGATGGGGATTCAAAAGACCTTCATAATTCTGGGTTTCTTAATCGTCAATCTCACATTTGGACTTGGTGAACAACCCCAACTTGGATCATCTCGTGTTGTTTTCCAG ACAACTTATGGAGATATTGAATTTGGATTCTATCCTACCGTGGCTCCTAAAACAGTTGAacacattttcaaacttgttcGCTTGGGTTGCTACAATACCAATCACTTCTTTCGG GTCGATAAGGGATTTGTAGCTCAAGTTGCTGATGTTTTAGGAGGAAGGACAGCACCAATGAATGCTGACCAGAGGACGGAAGCTGAGAAAACGGTTGTTGGTGAATTTAGTATGGTCAAACATGTTAGGGGAATCCTTTCCATGGGAAG GTATGAAGATCCTGATAGTGCATCATCTTCCTTTTCCATGCTTTTTAATAATGCACCTCACCTTGATGGAAAA TATGCAGTTTTTGGTAAGGTCACCAAAGGTGATGAGACATTAAGCAAACTTGAAGAGTTGCCCACCAGAAAGGAGGGTATCTTCGTGATG CCTCTGGAGCGGATCACAATCCTGTCTTCTTACTACTATG ATATTAATGGCGAGACATGTGAAGATGAGAGATCAATTCTAAGAAGACGGCTTGCTGCGTCATCTGTTGAAATCGAGAGATGG AGAATGAAGTGCTTCCCTTAA